The genomic window CATGACAAGGTTGAGTTCTTCCGGTCTCTTGAGTTTGCGTCCCAGGCTTCCTCTGAGCTGTGTTTCTATCTTGTTGTGGACAGCTGCTTTCTCCTCATCCACATCTAATCCTGTCAGGTTGACTAGTACTGCGTTTCTCTGCTGAAGGTTGGATACTTCCTCGATATAGTCTTTGACCGTGACGATGCTTTGAGGGTAACGGTCTTCGACAATGATGACTTCTTTTTCATCATTTTCCGACATTTTCTGGATTGCTTCGTCGGCATCCTGGTGTCCTTCGATCGTTAGAGGCGTTCTATCCATGATTTCGGATATTTCTATCTGTGCCATGGATTCTTTCTCTGATCCGCCTGAAATGTTCAGGTCTTGAAGGTTGTCGCGGGAAGTGCCACCACTGCCCTGTCTCTCCCGTGAAATCATTACTTTCAAGAGGTCAGTGCTTGTTACTATTCCTGTGAGGTTACCTGAATTATCGAGAACCGGTAACCGTGAGATATTGTTGTCAAGCATCTTGTGCCGTACTTCTTCGATTGAATCTTCCTCGAAAGCCTGTAGTACTTCATTGGCACCGAGGTCTAGCGTGGTTACCTGGGAGAATTCTTCTGCATTTACAAATGCTTCTCTGAATTCATCGTCGCCGACGATACCCTGAAGTTTTCCGTTTTTAGTCTTCACCAGCATTTTTCTCCCTGATTCTATCCTCAATTCTGCTATATCTACCAATGAATCTGAATCCTCAAACTTTGGAGGATTGTGCATAACTTTTTCCAGGCTGGCATTGTCAGGGTTGAACTGTACATGCCTTATCAGGTCTCTGTAACCTATTGCGCCTTCGACCCGGTTCTTGGAATCTACTACTGTTAGGGCTCGTAGATCGTGTTCTTCCATTTTGTTCTTGGCTTTAGCCAGGTTTGCATCGTTTTGAACTGTTTCTGGGTTTTCATTCATGACCTCGGTCGCGGATCTATCTCTTAAGCTCATTTTTTGGAACACCTAGTCTACCAAGTATTTATCGGATTTATCATCCATGTCGATAAAGT from Candidatus Nanohalobium constans includes these protein-coding regions:
- a CDS encoding CBS domain-containing protein; the protein is MSLRDRSATEVMNENPETVQNDANLAKAKNKMEEHDLRALTVVDSKNRVEGAIGYRDLIRHVQFNPDNASLEKVMHNPPKFEDSDSLVDIAELRIESGRKMLVKTKNGKLQGIVGDDEFREAFVNAEEFSQVTTLDLGANEVLQAFEEDSIEEVRHKMLDNNISRLPVLDNSGNLTGIVTSTDLLKVMISRERQGSGGTSRDNLQDLNISGGSEKESMAQIEISEIMDRTPLTIEGHQDADEAIQKMSENDEKEVIIVEDRYPQSIVTVKDYIEEVSNLQQRNAVLVNLTGLDVDEEKAAVHNKIETQLRGSLGRKLKRPEELNLVMKKAEKDGKKHRYEATMKLFSEFGQTTVQSEAWDLLEVVDDCLSEMNRLIRDKKEQRTEH